A part of Fusarium oxysporum Fo47 chromosome III, complete sequence genomic DNA contains:
- a CDS encoding uncharacterized protein (domain of unknown function-domain containing protein), producing MADSTVARPPPSAISRPLSESLLNEKWDRCLSNLLVKSSLGLGFGVVFSVLLFKRRAWPAFVGVGFGAGRAYEECNFSLKQAARELKKQSA from the exons ATGGCCGATTCCACTGTCGCCCGTCCTCCTCCCAGCGCCATTTCCCGGCCGCTTAGCGAGTCTCTTCTCAATGAGAAG TGGGATCGCTGCCTCTCCAACCTCCTCGTCAAGTCCTCCCTCGGTCTCGGTTTCGGTGTCGTCTTCTCCGTCCTTCTGTTCAAGCGAAGAGCATGGCCCGCATTCGTTGGTGTCGGCTTCGGTGCTGGCCGTGCCTATGAGGAGTGCAACTTCAGCCTGAAGCAGGCTGCGCGAGAACTTAAGAAGCAATCCGCATAA
- a CDS encoding Urb2/Npa2 family-domain-containing protein yields the protein MDVKMAEGSSQENSSTLQKMDLIKTVRGLDQNGPGEDGKNLEKLWKSLTVSADSQFHAAEESSLRWLLKSMNGASKHAETLRRWPLTWTILECVFQRIPLFSLAKSLADRRFIAVLQQTLKDISQPATNSSSSSSKRKRSPTKSFDLEALRDAEGCLMSGDALLSALKTLLDRLRSSATQSSHDKIGAEHIRSLFCTSAADAATLTSLSLTLCNVALTSDEEQEGRESWMETISSIWDFHLQGTDDTLEVAAQLFTPSAAIFSKLEGIDGSHDRATREPLRTKWTIDLEKLMHRNLILPARAAFINRQDMEPVARALHAAEKNLDTAAPALYFLASSVTDALSEGRLRKGNIDWMKQIFKVVEGSLRGRENRDKLVQVVLERAAEKSMSIDTNDLRSVCREYALQEDSTNWHLTAVIAGCDFDVFKLPEGESLLETACERSISSELKQEDLESVSKIIQAIAQVHRTGRDFAGFLKLWFQQLCKVEKQKTKTTSPWLQVGQGQHGKTPFESLIEKEMSPQQLLEVLEWVKGEKLHSRALCLFLDSIAQGIQSETYVDAVGSKLFGLVSQVKKTSSTLTALKWGVVSKTISWVTPESRAEIWASVRGQLTKILSESPLESKEAYEAFKCCCQAWVSMSPDDALINEPASLVDAFTTRLSKDLLSSKSLKGRGLSSFLQHDPKPAFLEEAAPEHYLAWFLRGFGRLSRFVYGTKASLPQALQNALSLPGSEVAELRDIWASLLENENNMNTVKVAGDLIDRLIKSLEEDGKEKRWPAEGSQAWIRSLSSTHTDAFTRPQRERIMELLNAHRAKTTKRVSIEGWRYILGLSTKLMGRATFYEGMEFSHLVDVADAMSDISSSTPTQDGTLTDLIEAYYMMAAATVRQMAEHLDERSNKYFEESRSFISDCEEAGDLSPFRMTLLKTLITEVGKSPNFASHPELSTVSDAAKDALGKCVISATGYFLKTKKAFETHNVIADLRLLAAVDAAESLESLSGASKLKESDIRKAERSSHAAMAAGDLRGWQIQTFLRTYFSTHLEEPRPITFYSISQVPQELREPFFQSNVASVTKEMDTPAKMAYLRDLIHVFVQGSDSDGQASAIYTVVNQLLACPDLQGKSSGFDLATAHSELTSTLLTLKSQSVCARVCRILCTLLEKKPQSMTQWNIELVLNTISDLSLSTKPLDEQVSNERVPFALLCNLMEVIIKKHRLRLEGHHHLLLSAMQALLRNLIVNHSTTDTLSQSSHETKAHRYARLVTLICEPTAGAVSRSQHQSSLDSATDAAKRSAGRHMYLVMMQYVKLQLEADVPRRVRDALEPAMNSIFDITPPEVRKILNDAMDGSGRAIVKEMFKSYTKFGKWSGV from the exons ATGGACGTGAAAATGGCGGAAGGTTCCTCACAAGAAAATTCTTCAACTCTG CAAAAGATGGACCTGATTAAGACTGTGAGAGGTCTTGACCAAAACGGTCCGGGCGAAGATGGAAAGAATCTCGAAAAACTATGGAAGAGTTTGACGGTATCAGCAGATAGCCAATTCCATGCTGCAGAGGAGAGCAGCTTGCGATGGCTGCTAAAGTCGATGAATGGCGCATCAAAACATGCTGAAACTTTGCGACGCTGGCCCTTGACCTGGACTATCCTTGAATGCGTCTTTCAGCGCATTCCTCTATTCTCGCTCGCAAAGTCTCTTGCCGATAGACGATTCATTGCAGTGCTGCAGCAAACTTTGAAAGATATCTCACAACCAGCTACGAATTCATCATCCAGCTCCTCCAAGAGAAAGCGGTCGCCAACAAAGAGCTTCGACTTGGAAGCTCTACGAGATGCCGAAGGGTGTCTTATGAGTGGAGATGCTTTGCTCAGTGCCCTGAAGACATTACTGGACCGACTTCGTTCATCTGCCACGCAATCATCCCACGACAAGATCGGTGCAGAGCATATCCGATCTCTGTTCTGTACCTCAGCGGCTGACGCTGCGACCTTGACATCATTGTCCCTAACGCTGTGCAATGTTGCGCTTACTAGcgatgaagagcaagaaggaagGGAATCGTGGATGGAGACGATATCATCCATTTGGGATTTTCACTTGCAAGGAACCGATGATACACTGGAGGTCGCAGCACAGCTATTCACACCATCCGCAGCCATCTTCAGCAAACTAGAGGGTATCGATGGATCACACGACAGGGCTACACGAGAGCCCTTACGGACGAAATGGACAATCGATTTGGAAAAGCTCATGCATCGCAATCTGATACTCCCCGCCCGAGCCGCCTTCATTAACCGACAAGATATGGAACCCGTCGCCAGAGCACTTCACGCAGCCGAGAAAAATCTTGATACAGCAGCTCCTGCGCTGTACTTCTTAGCTTCAAGTGTGACAGATGCTCTTAGTGAAGGAAGGTTACGGAAAGGAAATATCGACTGGATGAAGCAGATCTTCAAAGTTGTGGAAGGCTCGCTAAGAGGACGAGAGAACCGAGATAAGCTTGTGCAGGTTGTTCTGGAGCGAGCGGCTGAAAAGTCGATGTCGATCGACACAAATGATCTGCGTTCTGTTTGCCGAGAGTATGCTCTACAGGAGGACAGCACAAACTGGCATTTAACCGCGGTCATTGCTGGTTGTGATTTTGATGTGTTCAAGCTCCCTGAAGGCGAAAGCCTGCTAGAGACCGCCTGCGAGCGAAGCATCTCCTCAGAGCTTAAACAAGAGGATCTAGAATCAGTTTCAAAGATCATTCAAGCCATCGCTCAAGTACACCGAACTGGACGAGATTTTGCTGGGTTCTTGAAGTTGTGGTTTCAGCAGCTTTGTaaggtcgagaagcagaagacTAAGACTACCTCGCCATGGCTTCAGGTTGGCCAAGGGCAGCATGGAAAGACTCCATTCGAGAGCTTGATTGAAAAGGAGATGTCACCACAGCAGCTTCTGGAGGTATTGGAATGGGTAAAGGGAGAGAAATTGCACTCCAGGGCACTCTGCCTCTTCTTGGACTCCATTGCTCAGGGCATTCAAAGCGAGACGTACGTGGATGCTGTTGGCAGTAAGCTATTTGGTTTGGTGAGCCAAGTGAAAAAGACGTCGTCCACCTTGACAGCACTGAAGTGGGGAGTTGTGTCAAAGACCATTTCTTGGGTGACCCCTGAGTCACGAGCTGAAATTTGGGCCTCTGTCCGAGGACAACTGACCAAGATCTTGTCCGAGTCACCTCTTGAGTCTAAGGAGGCGTATGAAGCCTTCAAATGCTGTTGTCAAGCCTGGGTTTCCATGAGCCCCGATGACGCACTGATCAACGAGCCTGCAAGCCTGGTGGATGCTTTCACTACTCGACTATCAAAGGACCtgctctcatcaaagtccCTTAAGGGTAGAGGCCTTTCATCATTCTTACAGCATGATCCTAAGCCAGCTTtccttgaagaagcagcccCAGAGCATTACTTGGCATGGTTTTTACGGGGTTTTGGTCGTTTAAGTCGATTTGTTTATGGCACCAAAGCCAGCCTCCCACAAGCACTACAAAATGCGTTATCTCTACCTGGTAGTGAAGTTGCTGAGTTGAGGGACATTTGGGCATCTCTACTTGAGAACGAAAACAACATGAACACAGTCAAAGTCGCTGGCGACCTTATCGACCGATTGATCAAGTCGTTGGAAGAGGATGGAAAGGAGAAGCGATGGCCCGCGGAGGGCAGCCAGGCCTGGATCCGGAGCTTGAGCAGTACTCATACAGATGCCTTTACTCGACCCCAGAGGGAACGTATCATGGAATTGCTGAACGCCCACAGAGCAAAGACGACAAAACGGGTATCGATCGAGGGATGGAGATACATCCTCGGACTGTCCACTAAATTGATGGGCCGAGCGACTTTCTACGAAGGAATGGAATTCTCTCATCTAGTTGATGTTGCGGATGCCATGTCAGACATCTCTAGCTCAACACCTACACAAGACGGCACTTTGACCGATCTGATCGAAGCATATTATATGATGGCGGCGGCCACTGTTCGACAGATGGCGGAGCATTTGGACGAGCGAAGTAACAAATATTTCGAGGAGAGCCGCAGTTTCATTTCTGACTGTGAAGAAGCTGGGGATTTGTCGCCTTTCCGCATGACCCTATTGAAAACGTTAATCACAGAGGTTGGAAAGTCACCAAACTTCGCCAGTCATCCTGAGCTAAGCACAGTGTCTGATGCTGCAAAGGATGCGTTAGGAAAATGTGTAATTTCAGCGACTGGCTACTTTTTGAAAACGAAGAAGGCATTTGAGACTCACAATGTCATTGCCGACCTCAGGCTTCTTGCTGCGGTCGATGCCGCAGAGTCGCTTGAGAGTCTTTCAGGGGCTTCCAAGCTAAAGGAATCGGACATAAGAAAGGCGGAAAGGAGCAGCCATGCAGCCATGGCGGCAGGAGATCTCCGCGGATGGCAAATACAAACGTTCCTCAGGACATACTTCTCAACGCATTTGGAAGAACCCCGACCAATAACGTTTTACAGCATCAGCCAGGTACCACAGGAACTTCGCGAGCCTTTCTTCCAGAGCAATGTTGCTTCGGTCACAAAGGAGATGGATACTCCCGCTAAGATGGCGTACTTGAGGGACCTCATTCATGTGTTTGTGCAAGGTTCGGACTCGGATGGTCAAGCATCGGCTATCTATACCGTTGTGAACCAGCTCCTAG CATGCCCTGATCTACAAGGGAAAAGCTCCGGCTTTGACCTAGCGACCGCCCACAGTGAGCTGACCTCGACCCTGTTGACGCTCAAGAGCCAGTCCGTTTGTGCCCGAGTGTGTCGTATTCTCTGCACACtcctggagaagaagccccaGTCAATGACCCAATGGAACATCGAGTTGgtgctcaacaccatctctGACTTGAGCCTGTCAACGAAGCCGCTTGACGAACAAGTGTCCAATGAAAGAGTACCCTTTGCACTGTTGTGCAATTTGATGGAAGTTATCATCAAGAAACACCGTCTCCGGCTTGAAGGTCACCACCACCTTCTCTTGTCAGCAATGCAGGCTCTTCTCCGTAACCTCATTGTCAACCACAGTACTACTGATACCTTAAGCCAAAGCTCACACGAGACAAAGGCTCATCGCTATGCCCGTCTTGTTACTCTTATCTGCGAGCCAACAGCCGGTGCTGTATCTCGATCTCAGCACCAGAGTTCTCTTGACTCAGCTACAGATGCGGCAAAGCGTTCAGCTGGACGACATATGTACCTTGTCATGATGCAGTACGTCAAGTTACAACTTGAAGCTGATGTGCCCCGCCGAGTGAGAGATGCTCTTGAGCCGGCCATGAACTCCATCTTTGATATTACACCCCCTGAGGTGAGGAAGATTCTGAACGACGCCATGGACGGAAGCGGACGTGCTATTGTAAAGGAAATGTTCAAGTCATATACCAAGTTTGGTAAATGGAGCGGCGTATAA
- a CDS encoding uncharacterized protein (expressed protein), translating to MVQYYQRLSIQPRQKPSDEEIDLSSPKVAFSPRVTRSQVARRYQGSTSRPETPSRPPKEDMSMDEHFGNLDLDSDTSSLNSDPLGPLSYHSPLSGEVGKQYPSIEDEQIVNTALVLFLNALTLHFDYAQGA from the coding sequence ATGGTCCAGTACTATCAGCGTCTGTCTATACAGCCAAGACAGAAGCCCTCTGATGAAGAAATAGACCTTTCGTCACCCAAGGTTGCTTTCAGTCCTCGGGTAACGCGGAGTCAAGTAGCTCGACGGTACCAGGGATCCACATCACGACCAGAGACGCCTTCTCGTCCCCCCAAGGAAGATATGTCAATGGATGAGCACTTTGGTAATCTGGATCTCGATTCAGACACATCCAGCCTTAATTCAGACCCGCTGGGCCCGCTCTCGTACCACTCGCCCCTCTCTGGAGAAGTCGGAAAGCAATACCCGAGTATTGAGGACGAACAAATCGTTAATACCGCTTTGGTTCTGTTCCTCAACGCCCTCACGCTTCACTTCGATTATGCCCAGGGGGCGTGA
- a CDS encoding NRDE-2, necessary for RNA interference-domain-containing protein — MSSKDEDTKSTVPKFASFKPKSETSDLKAPKFSSFKPKGQDKDKDTPTSSSAKDEGRERERERDSRRKRSHHHSDSHHDHHRSKKHRTDSHDRHREKSRTGHFEALEHRPLTKVTRSSDDASRLYTIDTKGDPLIIRYGGLDRSQVPVYYRDGYGKVLGTRGRLVIHRDGPRDQFSLRMPGEGSYALKDRDGLRSRNWRVRPTPLRVRKQENDGQGEEDGDFLALSSSKKRKQLHQASDSSEDEEQPTYRSIEGKAKPRRYDDSDLESESDAAADDINLDQNNPLKWKSIQLSRRAKDQPDDIDAWLELANHQDALLRAGEDVDHKALEAEVHSIAEIKLHMLESALSNVSNHQDRIRVLIPLMREGMKVWNSKVAAKKWLDLREDEDKSFTLWKTHLDFAMSNISAFHFDTLKQMHLDRIRHVMSRSQVSIEPEDLKEAIYVFLRLTRFIHDSGYKELAVAAWQAFLELNFFRPTQLDDQSAAFESLRDFWESEVPRIGEADAQGWAKFVADGGVGDAPEPLQDIKGPEYQSRDDYKRWATLESSQADKARIPARTMDEGTEDDPFRVVMFSDIEPLLFFVPKSILPAVQEQVLDAFLIFQGSPPTFWSDHWTDEAYHDQFLAVFTLHMESSAPTRLSGDEDPTEIQRKPPSFRQNPLCVSETLDVLFPQSEWFSYLPLRNRKNDVELGFMVNATKQLVHNANFGGLATYHLALSQVQDGSSKKAAKTLLKRYPTNLGLYRAYAIAEYANENHEVASKVVSSATELASKSPSADVFALWRTWSWMELQGGDKQLAVRRLCSSVDDALRRSAETPEVSSTHILKAHRTFSSLTSDFISGANLEDASTLTECLVLLSYLTSESCTEPMSASQGSISAAIETVHRMSLEFKSRGYQASRAHERLLQFASGLLYLHATRGPFRRAYLLEQLKQFLVYFPRNTIFLSLFEWADSSLRVIDETRTLLHETALTPAQDCLSSRIFAVHHEIERGNVNTTKAAFEHAVSSDTCKFNTFLWIHFIRFCSSHRELRPKAKDILFRALRHCPWSKDVMMEAFLTLNREMDSSELKGIFETMTSKGLRIHVDLEEFLDKKKNERRGEKSKRLTNDK; from the exons ATGTCCAGCAAGGATGAGGACACCAAGTCTACGGTACCTAAATTTGCATCTTTTAAGCCAAAATCCGAGACTTCCGACTTGAAGGCACCCaaattttcttctttcaaACCAAAAGGCCaggataaggataaggaCACGCCCACAAGCTCTAGCGCTAAGGACGAGGGGCGAGAGCGAGAACGCGAGCGAGATTCCAGGAGGAAACGAAGTCATCACCATTCTGATTCACATCACGACCATCACCGGTCAAAAAAGCATCGCACAGACTCTCACGACCGACATCGTGAGAAATCGCGAACTGGTCATTTTGAAGCACTTGAGCACCGCCCGCTTACCAAAGTTACACGCAGCAGTGACGATGCATCGCGTCTGTACACCATTGACACCAAAGGTGATCCCTTAATCATTCGCTACGGAGGTCTTGACCGTTCTCAGGTTCCTGTTTACTATCGTGATGGATATGGAAAGGTCCTGGGCACACGGGGTCGTCTTGTGATTCACCGCGATGGACCAAGAGATCAGTTCAGTCTACGTATGCCTGGTGAAGGTTCATATGCCTTGAAAGATAGGGATGGTCTGCGCTCCAGAAACTGGCGTGTAAGACCTACACCGTTGAGAGTCAGGAAGCAAGAGAATGATggtcaaggtgaagaagacggAGACTTTTTGGCACTAAGCTCATCTAAGAAGCGCAAACAATTGCATCAAGCCTCTGATTCttcagaagatgaggaacaGCCGACTTATCGATCCATAGAGGGAAAAGCGAAACCACGTCGATACGATGACAGCGACTTGGAATCCGAGTCAGATGCGGCTGCAGACGATATTAATCTCGATCAGAATAATCCTCTGAAGTGGAAGTCAATTCAGCTCTCGAGACGTGCCAAAGACCAGCCAGATGATATAGATGCATGGCTCGAGCTGGCAAACCACCAAGATGCTCTCTTGAGAGCAGGCGAGGATGTTGATCACAAGGCacttgaggctgaggtgCACAGTATTGCGGAGATCAAGCTGCACATGCTTGAATCAGCCTTGTCTAATGTATCAAATCACCAAGATCGCATTCGGGTGCTGATTCCTCTCATGCGGGAAGGTATGAAAGTGTGGAATAGCAAAGTCGCCGCCAAGAAGTGGCTTGATTTGcgtgaggatgaggataaGAGCTTCACTCTGTGGAAGACGCATCTTGATTTTGCCATGTCTAACATTTCTGCTTTCCATTTTGACACCCTCAAGCAAATGCACCTGGATAGAATACGACATGTTATGTCTCGATCACAAGTGAGCATTGAGCCCGAAGACTTGAAGGAAGCTATCTATGTCTTTCTGAGACTTACCAGGTTCATCCATGACTCTGGTTATAAGGAGCTTGCAGTCGCAGCTTGGCAGGCTTTTCTGGAGCTCAACTTCTTCCGACCCACGCAACTGGATGACCAGAGTGCCGCCTTCGAATCACTTCGTGACTTCTGGGAGAGCGAAGTCCCGAGGATAGGAGAAGCAGACGCTCAAGGTTGGGCGAAATTTGTAGCAGATGGTGGAGTAGGCGATGCTCCCGAACCACTACAAGATATCAAAGGGCCCGAATACCAGTCCCGAGATGACTACAAACGATGGGCAACCCTAGAGAGCTCACAAGCTGATAAGGCTCGAATTCCGGCTAGAACCATGGATGAAGGAACAGAAGACGACCCATTTAGAGTGGTGATGTTCTCTGACATCGagcctcttctctttttcgTTCCAAAAAGTATCCTGCCTGCTGTGCAGGAGCAAGTGCTGGACGCATTTCTGATATTCCAGGGATCCCCCCCAACATTCTGGTCTGACCACTGGACCGATGAGGCGTACCATGATCAGTTCCTTGCAGTTTTCACATTACACATGGAGTCGAGTGCTCCCACGCGATTATCGGGAGACGAGGATCCGACTGAGATCCAGAGGAAGCCCCCTTCTTTCCGCCAGAACCCTCTTTGCGTCTCGGAAACGCTCGACGTCCTTTTTCCTCAGTCAGAATGGTTCTCCTATCTACCCTTAAGGAATAGAAAGAATGACGTTGAACTTGGATTTATGGTCAACGCAACGAAGCAACTGGTTCACAATGCCAACTTTGGGGGTTTAGCCACATACCATTTGGCGTTGTCTCAGGTTCAAGATGGCTCTAGCAAGAAAGCGGCAAAGACTTTACTAAAGCGCTATCCGACTAACCTTGGTCTTTACCGAGCATACGCTATTGCTGAGTATGCAAATGAAAATCACGAAGTTGCATCCAAGGTCGTATCATCAGCAACTGAGCTCGCGTCG AAGTCACCATCAGCAGATGTGTTTGCTCTTTGGAGAACTTGGTCGTGGATGGAACTTCAGGGGGGTGATAAACAGCTAGCAGTTCGAAGATTATGCTCTTCTGTAGACGATGCTCTTCGAAGGTCGGCTGAAACTCCTGAAGTATCATCAACACATATTCTCAAAGCCCACCGAACTTTCTCGTCTCTAACGAGTGACTTTATTTCTGGCGCGAACCTCGAGGATGCGAGTACTCTTACCGAGTGCTTAGTCCTGTTGTCGTACTTGACTTCTGAGAGCTGCACAGAACCAATGTCGGCATCACAAGGAAGTATTTCGGCTGCGATAGAGACGGTGCACCGAATGTCTCTCGAGTTCAAGTCTCGAGGCTACCAAGCATCTCGCGCTCATGAGCGATTATTGCAGTTTGCGTCGGGGCTATTATACTTGCACGCAACCCGAGG ACCTTTCCGTCGTGCATATCTGCTTGAGCAGCTGAAACAGTTCCTGGTGTACTTCCCGAGGAACACCATATTCTTGTCACTTTTCGAATGGGCCGACTCCAGTCTTCGCGTCATCGACGAAACAAGAACGCTTCTGCATGAAACAGCCTTGACTCCAGCTCAAGATTGCCTGAGCAGTCGAATTTTCGCCGTCCATCACGAAATCGAACGGGGAAACGTCAACACAACGAAAGCAGCTTTCGAGCACGCCGTATCGAGCGACACTTGCAAGTTCAACACATTTTTATGGATACATTTTATCAGATTCTGCAGCTCACATAGAGAGTTACGACCAAAAGCTAAGGATATATTGTTCAGGGCCTTGAGGCATTGCCCCTGGTCTAAGGATGTCATGATGGAGGCTTTCCTCACTTTGAATAGAGAGATGGATTCTTCGGAACTGAAGGGTATCTTTGAGACCATGACTTCGAAAGGTCTAAGAATTCATGTTGATCTGGAGGAGTTCTtggataagaagaagaacgagagGCGAGGAGAAAAGAGCAAGCGGCTCACAAATGATAAGTAA
- a CDS encoding uncharacterized protein (expressed protein) — MPDAKRSVDSARLEIILIAIVVFVLVLFLAVFIVIGAGYRTPRGTRDAKNGQRETHWNMLHQADQGDGTYHDHEASFIKSVRRRSQSLAEELRLELINLKRNLSLLTTPSRSRLENTNTSGARRFSIDQLLRFSTNSSELVTDCESCFEYLDSPLSATRRDEDAMGTQRRQIRPTMNAATYEEAQQWDSPLL; from the coding sequence ATGCCCGACGCTAAGCGATCTGTTGACTCGGCTAGGTTGGAAATCATACTCATCGCCATTGTGGTCTTCGTACTCGTCTTGTTCCTCGCTGTCTTCATCGTAATTGGCGCCGGGTACAGAACACCTCGAGGGACTCGAGATGCTAAGAACGGACAGCGTGAGACGCACTGGAATATGTTGCACCAGgcagatcaaggagatgGAACATATCATGACCATGAGGCTTCATTCATCAAGAGTGTCCGAAGGCGAAGCCAGTCTTTGGCTGAAGAGCTCCGCTTGGAGCTGATTAACCTAAAACGCAACCTATCATTACTTACAACCCCCTCAAGGAGCCGGCTGGAAAACACAAACACAAGCGGAGCGCGAAGATTTAGCATTGACCAGTTACTGAGATTCTCCACGAATAGCTCAGAATTAGTCACAGACTGTGAGAGCTGCTTTGAGTACCTGGACTCCCCGCTGTCCGCAACAAGAAGGGACGAGGACGCTATGGGGACACAGAGAAGGCAGATTCGACCAACGATGAACGCAGCAACATATGAGGAGGCGCAACAGTGGGACAGCCCCTTGTTGTAG
- a CDS encoding PLC-like phosphodiesterase, producing MAHELKAGGGASEVTRSLSNVDPIISGQLVKLFQSLADREDKTWSKERLTSFIRDVQQDNSSPAVQELLARDHLDLDGFMAWMTSSHAAATTPPKPQDLSYPLASYFISSSHNTYLTGNQLSSDSSTRPYTETLLRGGRCIEIDVWDGDESDPEGTSSPSSSDEERGVKKVVKKTKKRSTFGKLKEKLAKTSLRDKDESSDPASGQQPAPDADPESTEPEAAVVEPRVLHGYTLTKEISFRAVCEAIRESAFVVSDLPVIVSLEVHCKQDQQLAMVRIMKEVWGDLLVPEPENEPDALPSPDELRRKLIVKVKYVPPGADATQEESEEEDRAPAPGAQAGDAPPKKPAKIIQELSRMGFHARGVSFKSLTQPEAGMPTHIFSLSEKKVIDVHEKQASDLFNHNRHFLMRTYPWGLRIGSSNLDPSVFWRKGIQIVALNWQRWDEGMMLNEGMFAGTGGYVLKPQGYRPNRNDEETENTIIRKSLHLTITVLAAQNIPLPPGDTSTRGFEPYVKVELHVEGPDEFHGGPVPNEGHEREGEYKARTKTHRGNMVDFAGERLEFPPVPHVVDELSWVRFTVRDDEIGRDDLAAWACMRLDRLGNGYRFVHLMDCEGRITDGAIFIKVDKKLV from the exons atgGCTCATGAGCTCAAAGCTGGCGGAGGTGCCAGCGAAGTCACTCGCTCCCTCTCCAACGTCGACCCCATCATCAGCGGCCAACTCGTCAAGCTATTCCAGTCTCTGGCCGATAGAGAAGACAAGACCTGGAGCAAGGAGAGACTTACCTCCTTCATCAGAGATGTTCAACAAGATAACTCTTCACCCGCTGTCCAAGAACTTCTCGCCAGAGACCACCTCGATCTGGATGGCTTCATGGCCTGGATGACGTCGTCTCATGCAGCTGCTACAACCCCGCCTAAACCCCAAGATCTCTCATATCCCCTTGCTTCCTACTTCATCAGCTCCAGCCACAACACCTATCTCACCGGAAACCAACTCTCGAGTGACAGTTCGACCAGGCCTTATACCGAAACTCTGCTGCGGGGTGGGCGCTGTATCGAGATCGATGTTTGGGATGGCGATGAGTCTGATCCTGAGGGCACGAGTAGTCCTTCCAGCAGCGATGAGGAGAGAGGTGTGAAAAAGGTTGtaaagaagacaaagaagagaagcactTTTGGAAAGCTCAAAGAGAAGCTCGCAAAGACGAGTCTTCGTGATAAGGATGAGTCCTCCGACCCCGCCTCCGGCCAACAGCCCGCTCCCGACGCCGATCCCGAGTCTACGGAGCCCGAAGCCGCTGTCGTTGAGCCCCGTGTGCTCCACGGCTACACCCTCACCAAGGAGATTTCCTTCCGGGCTGTCTGTGAGGCCATTCGTGAGAGCGCCTTTGTCGTTAGCGACTTGCCCGTCATCGTCTCTCTTGAAGTCCACTGCAAACAGGACCAGCAACTTGCCATGGTCCGCATTATGAAGGAAGTCTGGGGCGATCTTCTCGTCCCTGAGCCCGAGAACGAACCTGATGCTCTACCCAGCCCAGATGAGCTGCGTCGAAAGCTCATCGTCAAGGTCAAGTATGTACCACCTGGTGCAGATGCCACTCAAGAGgagagtgaggaggaggacaGGGCGCCAGCCCCTGGTGCCCAGGCTGGTGATGCTCCACCAAAGAAGCCGGCAAAGATTATACAGGAGCTGAGTCGTATGGGGTTCCATGCGCGAGGTGTGTCTTTCAAGAGCTTGACACAGCCAGAAGCTGGCATGCCCACACACATCTTTTCCCTGtctgagaagaaggtcattGATGTGCACGAGAAGCAAGCATCTGATCTGTTCAACCACAATCGACACTTCCTCATGAGAACTTATCCTTGGGGCCTGCGAATAGGATCATCCAATCTCGACCCTTCTGTTTTCTGGCGCAAGGGTATTCAGATCGTTGCGCTCAACTGGCAGCGGTGGGATGAGGGCATGATGCTTAACGAAGGCATGTTTGCTGGAACAGGAGGATATGTCCTCAAACCTCAAG GCTATCGTCCCAATCGCAACGACGAAGAAACCGAAAACACCATCATCCGGAAATCGCTCCATCTCACAATCACAGTCCTCGCCGCTCAAAACATTCCCCTCCCACCAGGCGACACCTCTACCAGAGGCTTTGAGCCCTACGTCAAAGTCGAGCTTCACGTCGAAGGACCTGATGAATTCCACGGCGGCCCTGTCCCTAATGAAGGACACGAACGCGAGGGTGAATACAAGGCCCGCACGAAGACACACCGTGGCAACATGGTTGACTTTGCTGGTGAACGTCTCGAATTCCCCCCTGTGCCTCATGTCGTCGATGAACTCTCATGGGTGCGATTTACAGTgcgtgatgatgagattgggAGGGATGATTTGGCGGCGTGGGCTTGTATGAGGCTTGATAGGCTGGGTAATGGGTACCGGTTTGTGCATCTCATGGATTGTGAGGGTCGCATCACGGATGGTGCGATTTTCATCAAGGTTGATAAGAAGTTGGTTTAG